The Lolium rigidum isolate FL_2022 chromosome 1, APGP_CSIRO_Lrig_0.1, whole genome shotgun sequence region GAGAGATGTGTGTCCACGACCCGGCCAGTGTTATTACTGCAGGCAGGCCATTACTGCAGCCCTCTCCAAAGAAGACCACGGTGACATTTCCTACTTCTACTTGTATGTGGAGTGTACCCTGGGCAAACCAGAATATAAGGTGCACATATATGTTCTGCATAGTGGTTCTTGGATCCCGCACCATCTTTTCGTCATAAACCAACACCCTCATCCGCTTTCTGAACGAAATGTTGTGATTGTCAACAACAAAATTTATTTGCCGGCGGGCCTGAGCCAGATCATTGTCCTGGATTTGATAGATTCGAGTGTCTCCACAATTCAGCTTCCACAAGGCGTGGAGCATGGCAAGAGGGGTACCGCCATATTGGCACGTGCTGATGATGCTTCCAGTCTATATGCCATCCATGTTGAGGAGTTTCAACTTCGCATCTGGCTCCACAAGGTGGACAACTGGTTGCTGGTGGATGCAATATGTATGCGTGAGATGTGTGCTAACTTGAGGATATCAGGTTGCATGGATGAGGATGAGCACACTGCTCTTCTCATAAACCAGGTGTGGGACTACTCTGAGTCTGTGTTCTTCAGGATGGGTCCTTGTGCGCTTCACTTGGATATCAAGTCTAGGACATTGCGTAAAGTgtatgaaacaaaagagggtcaTTTGGGTAATGCCCATCCTTTTAGGATGATCTGGCCTCCCACATTTCCCGCACTCAAGTATGATCCTGCAAGGTTTGTCTTTTGGCCTTAGATGATTTGTACACTACTCTTGTTGAGGTTACATAGTTTTGCAGTGTATTTTGGTCATGACACTGTTCAGTATAACTTTGGATTTTTATCTGTTGTATGATTGATTGCTTAGGATATTTTAACAATACTAGTTAAGAGACAGTAGACAATGCTCAATGTAAGATTATTTGAAACCACATTTGTTATGTGGTA contains the following coding sequences:
- the LOC124648620 gene encoding uncharacterized protein LOC124648620, which translates into the protein MHGDRQPAAAAGVSKVLDDDDLLIKIFLRVGFPTTLVRSALVCKRWLGHASDRAFLRRFRELHPPRLLGFYIEELGIRSPSFVPMLPQPPELANVIRHASFGRAQAITAALSKEDHGDISYFYLYVECTLGKPEYKVHIYVLHSGSWIPHHLFVINQHPHPLSERNVVIVNNKIYLPAGLSQIIVLDLIDSSVSTIQLPQGVEHGKRGTAILARADDASSLYAIHVEEFQLRIWLHKVDNWLLVDAICMREMCANLRISGCMDEDEHTALLINQVWDYSESVFFRMGPCALHLDIKSRTLRKVYETKEGHLGNAHPFRMIWPPTFPALKYDPARFVFWP